Proteins encoded within one genomic window of Candidatus Methylomirabilis lanthanidiphila:
- the rfaH_2 gene encoding Transcription antitermination protein RfaH: protein MGTPRWYALRTRSRHEKRVSAQVDHQGIEVFLPLIGRRSCWKDRTVQIQFPLFPGYCFARFAWKNRLQVLTAPGVVEVLGVAGRGVPIAETEIESVRRLVGSTLPVDPYPFLEPGMSVEVRRGSLKGLRGFLIRKAPRARLVIAVSLIRQGASVEIDADDVIPV from the coding sequence GTACGCACTCCGCACTCGCTCCCGGCATGAGAAGCGGGTGTCGGCACAGGTCGATCACCAGGGCATTGAAGTGTTCCTTCCGCTCATCGGACGGCGAAGCTGCTGGAAAGACCGTACCGTACAGATTCAATTCCCGCTTTTTCCCGGCTATTGCTTTGCGCGCTTTGCCTGGAAGAACCGGTTGCAGGTCCTGACCGCCCCCGGTGTCGTGGAGGTGTTGGGAGTGGCCGGCCGGGGCGTACCGATTGCCGAGACCGAAATCGAGAGCGTGCGACGTTTGGTCGGCAGCACCCTTCCCGTCGATCCGTACCCCTTCCTTGAGCCGGGGATGTCGGTTGAGGTACGGCGCGGTTCCCTCAAGGGCCTGCGTGGGTTCTTGATTCGGAAGGCCCCCAGAGCGCGTCTCGTGATCGCCGTCAGCCTGATTCGTCAGGGCGCATCGGTCGAGATTGACGCCGACGACGTCATCCCGGTGTGA